One region of Pseudomonas alvandae genomic DNA includes:
- a CDS encoding carbon-nitrogen hydrolase family protein, which translates to MKVELAQLAGRDNDTTYNLERALAAIAACAADTQMIVFPETHLMGFPSVETLAETAEPLDGPTVSAVLAAARERDIAVVIGVAENDRGRFYNTTLLITPEGIALKYRKTHLWASDRGVFEAGDRYATCEWNGVRVGLLICYDIEFPETARALAQLGAELLIVTNGNMDPYGPTHRTAIMARAQENQAFALMVNRVEEGDGGLVFAGGSALVDPLGTLLFEAGRDQGQFSVELDLNQLTAARRDYRYLDDQRLKMPGAIVEHACGVRELLIPSR; encoded by the coding sequence ATGAAAGTCGAACTCGCCCAATTGGCGGGCCGTGATAACGACACGACCTACAACCTGGAACGCGCGCTTGCGGCGATTGCCGCCTGTGCTGCCGACACGCAAATGATCGTGTTTCCCGAAACCCACCTGATGGGCTTTCCGTCGGTCGAGACGTTGGCCGAAACCGCCGAGCCGCTGGACGGACCGACCGTCAGTGCGGTGCTTGCTGCGGCCCGGGAACGTGATATTGCCGTGGTGATCGGCGTGGCCGAGAACGATCGCGGCCGTTTCTACAACACCACGCTGTTGATCACACCAGAGGGCATTGCCCTGAAATATCGCAAGACGCATCTCTGGGCGTCGGATCGCGGAGTATTCGAGGCCGGTGACCGTTACGCGACATGCGAGTGGAATGGTGTGCGGGTCGGCCTGCTGATCTGCTACGACATCGAATTCCCGGAAACTGCCCGCGCCCTGGCGCAATTGGGGGCCGAGCTGCTGATCGTCACCAACGGCAACATGGACCCCTATGGCCCGACTCACCGCACCGCGATCATGGCCCGCGCCCAGGAAAACCAAGCGTTTGCGCTGATGGTCAATCGCGTGGAAGAGGGCGATGGCGGGTTGGTGTTTGCAGGCGGCAGTGCGTTGGTCGACCCGCTCGGCACCTTATTGTTCGAGGCGGGGCGTGATCAAGGCCAGTTCTCGGTGGAACTGGACCTGAACCAGCTGACGGCGGCGCGGCGTGATTACCGGTACCTCGATGATCAGCGGCTGAAGATGCCAGGGGCGATTGTCGAGCATGCCTGCGGAGTGCGGGAGCTACTGATTCCTTCGCGTTGA
- a CDS encoding helix-turn-helix transcriptional regulator has product MTLSLDDIAWHRSVGQLIDALDKPNFWTQLVRLLDQYVPFDSWVALLFSADQRPQVFAECPGADGSPDQLFQDYLRGLYLLDPFYIACREQSRTGLYRLSEVAPEHFELTEYYQRYFRLNVVSDEVQFNCQLEGDRTLCLSLGSKQRFSGQQLALLSLIQPWVLGLLRQRLPYEINEVVALAPAPPQVDWRVQLEASVQQLKGTQLTARELDVGRLMLSGCSSKEIARKLEISAETVKVHKKHMYSKLGIKSQSELFSIFLQAQNA; this is encoded by the coding sequence ATGACACTTTCATTAGACGACATCGCGTGGCACCGCTCGGTCGGGCAACTGATCGACGCCTTGGACAAGCCCAATTTCTGGACGCAGCTGGTCCGTTTGCTGGATCAGTACGTACCCTTCGACAGTTGGGTGGCACTGCTTTTCAGCGCCGATCAACGCCCGCAGGTTTTTGCCGAATGCCCGGGCGCGGATGGCAGCCCCGATCAGTTGTTCCAGGACTATCTGCGCGGGTTGTACCTGCTCGATCCGTTCTACATCGCTTGTCGCGAGCAGTCGCGCACCGGGCTGTATCGCCTGTCGGAAGTGGCACCGGAACATTTCGAGTTGACCGAGTATTACCAGCGTTACTTTCGCCTGAACGTTGTATCCGACGAAGTCCAGTTCAATTGCCAGCTCGAAGGCGATCGCACGCTGTGCCTGTCGTTGGGCAGCAAGCAGCGGTTCAGTGGCCAGCAGCTTGCCTTGCTGTCGCTGATCCAGCCTTGGGTGCTCGGCCTGTTGCGCCAGCGCCTGCCTTACGAAATCAACGAAGTGGTGGCGCTGGCGCCAGCGCCACCGCAGGTCGACTGGCGCGTGCAGTTGGAAGCGTCGGTGCAACAGCTCAAAGGCACACAGTTGACCGCACGGGAACTGGATGTCGGACGCTTGATGCTCAGTGGTTGCTCAAGCAAGGAAATCGCCCGCAAGCTGGAAATCTCTGCCGAAACCGTGAAAGTCCATAAAAAACACATGTACAGCAAGCTGGGGATCAAGTCCCAATCCGAGCTGTTTTCGATTTTCCTCCAGGCGCAGAATGCCTGA
- the ggt gene encoding gamma-glutamyltransferase, with amino-acid sequence MERHVLSDLRPNLNRLSAVSLLAVALTLAACKTPLSSTPPLPSAPEIASGYRTDLQTRHADKHMAAAANPLAAEAGREMLRRGGSAIDAAIAMQAVLTLVEPQSSGIGGGAFIVLWDGKAVRTYDGRETAPAGASEKLFLQADGKPMPFTAAQIGGRSVGTPGVLRALELAHRKHGRLPWATLFEPAIALADQGFKISPRLHSMIAADASLPGSPDMAAYFLNADGSPKAAGTLLKNPALARVFKRIASEGPNALYEGPVAEEIVAKVQGHANPGSLSLKDLKGYAARERAPLCTDYKRWQVCGMAPPSSGGIAVAQILGTLESLEHRDARWALAPLKPHTSDKPAGIEPAPEAVHLIAEAERLAYADRALYVADSDFVPVPVKGLVDPGYLASRANLIGPRSMGVAKPGTPPGIQVAYAPDRSPLRISTSQVVAVDDQGGAVSMTTTVESAFGSHLMVQGFMLNNQMTDFSFIPEENGQKVANRVEPGKRPRSSMAPTLVFDRQNGELLAAVGSPGGSQIIEYVAKSVIGLLDWNLDPQAAINLPNFGSRNGATELEQGQFSPALVQALKDKGHTVGEIDMTSGTQAIVRVRDAQGKASLAGGADPRREGQALGD; translated from the coding sequence ATGGAGCGACACGTGCTTTCAGACCTCAGACCGAATCTTAATCGCCTGTCAGCCGTTTCGCTGTTGGCTGTCGCCCTGACACTCGCCGCCTGTAAGACTCCGCTCTCCTCCACGCCTCCCTTGCCCAGCGCACCGGAGATCGCTTCCGGCTACCGCACCGATCTGCAGACTCGCCACGCAGATAAACACATGGCCGCCGCGGCGAACCCGCTGGCTGCCGAGGCTGGCCGGGAAATGTTGCGGCGCGGCGGCTCGGCCATCGATGCGGCGATTGCGATGCAAGCGGTGCTGACGCTAGTGGAGCCGCAGTCTTCCGGCATCGGCGGCGGTGCGTTCATTGTGCTGTGGGACGGCAAGGCGGTGCGCACCTATGACGGTCGCGAAACCGCCCCGGCCGGCGCCAGCGAAAAGCTGTTCCTTCAGGCCGACGGCAAACCCATGCCGTTTACCGCCGCGCAGATCGGCGGACGCTCGGTGGGCACGCCGGGCGTGTTGCGGGCGCTGGAGCTGGCCCACCGCAAGCATGGCCGCCTCCCGTGGGCGACGTTGTTCGAACCGGCAATTGCCCTGGCGGACCAGGGTTTCAAGATTTCTCCACGGTTGCACTCGATGATCGCGGCCGATGCTTCGTTGCCAGGCTCGCCCGACATGGCCGCGTATTTCCTGAACGCCGATGGCAGCCCCAAGGCCGCCGGCACATTGCTGAAGAATCCGGCATTGGCTCGTGTCTTCAAACGCATTGCCAGCGAAGGGCCGAATGCCTTGTATGAAGGGCCAGTCGCCGAAGAGATCGTCGCCAAGGTCCAGGGTCACGCCAACCCCGGCAGCCTTTCACTGAAAGATCTCAAGGGCTATGCCGCCCGGGAACGTGCGCCGTTGTGCACCGACTACAAACGCTGGCAAGTCTGCGGGATGGCGCCACCGTCGTCGGGTGGAATCGCCGTGGCACAGATCCTCGGGACGCTGGAAAGCCTCGAACATCGTGACGCCCGCTGGGCACTCGCGCCGTTGAAGCCGCACACGTCCGACAAACCCGCCGGCATCGAGCCCGCACCCGAAGCGGTGCACCTGATCGCTGAAGCTGAACGCCTGGCCTACGCCGACCGCGCCCTGTATGTCGCCGACTCGGACTTTGTCCCGGTGCCGGTCAAAGGGCTGGTCGATCCGGGCTACCTGGCCAGCCGCGCCAACCTGATCGGCCCGCGCAGCATGGGCGTAGCCAAACCCGGGACGCCGCCGGGCATCCAGGTTGCCTACGCGCCGGACCGTTCGCCGCTGCGCATTTCCACCTCGCAAGTGGTGGCGGTGGATGACCAGGGCGGCGCCGTGTCGATGACCACCACCGTGGAATCGGCGTTCGGATCGCATCTGATGGTCCAGGGTTTCATGCTCAACAACCAGATGACCGACTTCTCCTTCATACCCGAAGAAAACGGGCAGAAAGTCGCCAACCGCGTCGAACCCGGAAAACGCCCGCGTTCGTCCATGGCGCCGACGCTGGTGTTCGACCGTCAGAATGGCGAACTGCTGGCTGCCGTCGGTTCTCCAGGAGGCTCGCAGATCATCGAATACGTCGCCAAGTCGGTGATCGGCCTGCTGGACTGGAACCTCGATCCGCAAGCCGCTATCAACCTCCCCAATTTCGGCAGCCGTAATGGCGCGACCGAGCTGGAACAAGGGCAGTTCAGCCCGGCGCTGGTCCAGGCCTTGAAAGACAAAGGCCACACGGTGGGCGAAATCGACATGACCAGCGGCACCCAGGCGATTGTCCGAGTGCGTGATGCACAAGGAAAAGCCTCGCTGGCTGGCGGGGCCGATCCAAGGCGCGAAGGTCAAGCGCTGGGCGACTGA
- a CDS encoding helix-turn-helix domain-containing protein, whose amino-acid sequence MPIVIQLDVMLAMRKVKSKDLAAAIGITEANLSLLKQGKVKGIRLATLEAICGYLQCQPGDLLVYQPQIEPDQSPSA is encoded by the coding sequence ATGCCTATTGTTATTCAACTTGATGTGATGCTGGCGATGCGCAAGGTCAAGTCCAAGGACCTTGCCGCCGCCATTGGCATCACCGAGGCCAACCTTTCCTTGTTGAAGCAAGGAAAGGTCAAGGGCATACGCCTGGCGACCCTCGAAGCCATTTGCGGCTATTTGCAATGCCAGCCTGGAGACCTGCTGGTTTACCAGCCGCAAATCGAGCCTGATCAGTCGCCCAGCGCTTGA
- a CDS encoding DUF2975 domain-containing protein: MPSNRLALYSQRMAAVTLIFVAAMMIINAVIWLFPDIESEYGLGFSLSRRMLSSLSEDAMSMTGWQSLGAILLSSIPLLALAAGLVNLRQLFNRYAQGQYFSSEAANLLGKAGRAVALWVFLDFLCEPLLSLWVTMNAPAGQHILSISITAPSFVALFIAGCIAIIARILSQASEVESENRTFV; this comes from the coding sequence ATGCCTTCGAATCGCCTTGCTCTTTATAGCCAACGCATGGCTGCCGTTACGCTGATCTTTGTTGCTGCCATGATGATTATCAACGCTGTGATCTGGCTATTCCCTGATATCGAATCAGAGTACGGCCTGGGTTTTTCGCTGTCCCGACGTATGTTGTCGAGTCTGTCCGAGGACGCAATGTCGATGACTGGCTGGCAAAGCCTCGGCGCGATCCTCCTGTCGAGTATCCCGTTGTTGGCGCTGGCGGCAGGGTTGGTCAATTTGCGGCAGCTCTTCAACCGCTATGCGCAGGGACAGTATTTCTCCAGCGAAGCTGCCAATCTGCTGGGCAAAGCCGGTCGTGCAGTAGCGCTATGGGTGTTTCTGGATTTCCTGTGCGAACCGCTGCTGAGCCTGTGGGTTACGATGAATGCCCCCGCCGGCCAGCACATACTGAGCATCTCCATTACCGCACCTTCTTTTGTCGCTTTGTTTATTGCCGGGTGCATTGCGATCATCGCCCGGATATTGTCCCAGGCCAGTGAAGTCGAATCAGAAAACCGAACTTTCGTTTGA
- a CDS encoding methyl-accepting chemotaxis protein has product MRDLARHMQTAGQGIEALNEQSLVIGTIVKTISGIAEQTNLLALNAAIEAARAGEQGRGFAVVADEVRQLASRTSQATDEIVGVVRQNQDMARNAVALMTDGQHQAEQGLALAAEAGSVIVEIQDGAKKVVDAVSQFANQLST; this is encoded by the coding sequence ATGCGCGACCTCGCCCGGCACATGCAGACCGCCGGGCAAGGCATCGAAGCGCTGAACGAGCAATCCCTGGTGATTGGCACCATCGTCAAGACCATCAGCGGCATCGCCGAGCAGACCAACCTGCTGGCGCTCAACGCCGCCATCGAGGCCGCCCGGGCTGGTGAACAGGGCCGGGGCTTCGCCGTGGTGGCCGATGAAGTGCGGCAACTGGCTTCGCGTACCAGCCAGGCCACCGATGAAATCGTCGGCGTGGTCCGCCAGAACCAGGACATGGCCCGTAATGCCGTCGCGCTGATGACCGACGGCCAGCACCAGGCGGAACAGGGCCTGGCTCTGGCGGCCGAGGCGGGGAGCGTGATCGTCGAGATTCAGGATGGGGCGAAGAAGGTGGTGGATGCGGTGAGCCAGTTTGCCAATCAATTGTCGACGTAA
- a CDS encoding short-chain fatty acid transporter, which translates to MTTDIEDSRSARFALRCSSFAERWFPDSWVFAALAVLVVALATQLIGATPTPAAMAFGDGFWSLIPFTMQMAFVVIGGYVVASSPPAVKLIDRLARIPKNGRSAVAWVALISMIASLLNWGLSLVFGGLLVRALARRADLKMDYRAAGAAAYLGLGAVWALGLSSSAAQLQANPASLPPSILSITGVIPFTQTIFLWQSGVMLLALIVISVIIAYATAPGPNSARDAAACGIDPSFSMPALQPRTRPGEWLEHSPLLTIALVLLAAGWLFHEFSTKPAISAISGLNTYNFLFIMLGALLHWRPRSFLDAVARAVPTTTGVLIQFPLYGSIAALLTTVKGSDAQTLAHHISTFFVQIASHDTYALLMGVYSAVLGFFIPSGGGKWIIEAPYVMQVANDLNYHLGWAVQIYNAAEALPNLINPFYMLPLLGVLGLKARDLIGFSFVQLLVHTPLVLALLWALGTTLSYLPPVMP; encoded by the coding sequence GTGACCACCGACATTGAAGACAGCCGTTCCGCCCGCTTCGCGCTGCGCTGTTCCAGTTTTGCCGAGCGCTGGTTCCCTGACTCCTGGGTGTTCGCCGCGCTGGCGGTGCTGGTGGTCGCGCTGGCGACACAGCTCATCGGCGCCACGCCCACCCCGGCAGCCATGGCCTTCGGCGATGGGTTCTGGAGCTTGATCCCGTTCACGATGCAGATGGCCTTCGTGGTGATCGGCGGTTACGTGGTCGCCAGCTCGCCACCGGCCGTCAAATTGATCGATCGCCTGGCGCGCATTCCCAAGAATGGCCGCAGCGCCGTGGCCTGGGTCGCGCTGATTTCCATGATCGCGTCGCTGCTCAACTGGGGCTTGTCGCTGGTGTTCGGCGGCTTGCTGGTTCGGGCCCTCGCCCGTCGCGCCGACTTGAAGATGGATTATCGTGCCGCCGGCGCTGCCGCCTATCTGGGCCTGGGAGCGGTGTGGGCGTTGGGGTTGTCTTCCTCGGCCGCTCAACTACAGGCCAACCCGGCCAGCCTGCCACCGTCGATCCTGTCGATTACCGGCGTCATCCCGTTTACCCAGACTATTTTTCTCTGGCAATCGGGCGTGATGCTGCTGGCCTTGATCGTGATCTCGGTAATCATCGCCTACGCCACCGCTCCCGGCCCCAACAGTGCCCGTGACGCCGCCGCTTGCGGGATCGACCCCAGTTTCAGCATGCCGGCGCTGCAACCGCGGACCCGACCCGGGGAATGGCTGGAACACAGTCCGCTGCTGACGATTGCGCTGGTGCTGCTGGCCGCCGGCTGGCTGTTCCATGAGTTTTCGACCAAGCCGGCGATCAGCGCCATTTCCGGACTCAATACCTACAACTTTTTGTTCATCATGCTCGGGGCCTTGCTTCACTGGCGGCCGCGCAGCTTTCTCGACGCTGTCGCCCGTGCGGTGCCGACCACCACGGGCGTGTTGATCCAGTTCCCGTTGTACGGCTCGATCGCCGCGCTGCTGACCACGGTCAAGGGCAGCGATGCGCAGACGCTGGCCCACCATATCTCGACCTTTTTCGTACAGATTGCCTCCCATGACACCTACGCCTTGTTGATGGGCGTCTATTCGGCGGTGCTGGGCTTTTTCATTCCCTCCGGCGGCGGCAAGTGGATCATCGAGGCACCTTATGTGATGCAGGTGGCCAACGATCTCAACTATCACCTTGGGTGGGCGGTGCAGATCTATAACGCCGCCGAAGCGCTGCCAAACCTGATCAACCCGTTCTACATGCTTCCGTTGTTGGGCGTGCTCGGGTTGAAAGCCCGGGACTTGATCGGCTTTTCCTTCGTGCAGTTGCTGGTGCATACGCCGCTGGTGCTGGCGCTGCTGTGGGCATTGGGGACGACGTTGAGTTATCTGCCGCCAGTGATGCCATAA